The Streptomyces sp. CC0208 genome window below encodes:
- a CDS encoding phage tail domain-containing protein, whose protein sequence is MSPRQLQQPVFEVDGWAGNTVDDDGVEWWVTSEQGWAAAPPVRLTLTDRPERHGAFDAPSYRGPRVVTLEGLAIAPERAVREEAKDRLAAVLADGSILSPLVVTEPHRVRRALVRLTAETKIVDRKSGAFEFSLTMTAPDPLRYSYGLNSSTCPLPSSSGGVSFPLSFPLDFGSGSSGGRLLLENKGTVPTWPVWRISGPCVQPVISNTATGEELAFELTLQEGEFLLIDTDARSVLLQGTASRRATLLPGSDWFPLPPGATPVLFRARDYAPAARLTAEWRDAWL, encoded by the coding sequence ATGAGCCCGCGCCAGCTCCAGCAGCCGGTGTTCGAGGTGGACGGCTGGGCCGGGAACACCGTCGACGACGACGGCGTCGAGTGGTGGGTCACCAGCGAACAGGGCTGGGCCGCCGCCCCGCCCGTCCGGCTCACCCTGACCGACCGCCCCGAGCGGCACGGCGCGTTCGACGCCCCCTCCTACCGGGGACCTCGCGTGGTCACCCTGGAGGGCCTGGCCATCGCCCCCGAACGCGCCGTACGGGAGGAGGCCAAGGACCGGCTGGCCGCCGTACTCGCCGACGGCAGCATCCTGTCGCCGCTGGTCGTCACCGAACCGCACCGCGTCCGGCGGGCGTTGGTCCGCCTCACCGCCGAGACGAAGATCGTCGACCGCAAGTCCGGTGCCTTCGAGTTCTCCCTGACGATGACCGCGCCGGACCCGCTGCGGTACTCGTACGGCCTGAACAGCAGCACCTGTCCGCTGCCTTCCTCCAGTGGCGGAGTCTCTTTCCCGCTCTCCTTCCCGCTGGACTTCGGGTCCGGTTCCTCCGGTGGCCGGCTGCTCCTTGAGAACAAGGGCACCGTCCCGACCTGGCCGGTCTGGCGGATCAGTGGACCCTGCGTCCAGCCGGTGATCAGCAACACCGCGACCGGTGAGGAGCTCGCCTTCGAACTCACCCTCCAGGAAGGCGAGTTCCTGCTCATCGACACCGACGCGCGCTCGGTTCTGCTCCAGGGCACGGCCTCCCGCAGGGCCACCCTGCTGCCCGGTTCGGACTGGTTCCCGCTGCCGCCGGGTGCGACGCCCGTGCTCTTCCGTGCCCGTGACTACGCCCCGGCAGCCCGGCTGACGGCGGAGTGGCGGGACGCCTGGCTCTGA
- the dnaE gene encoding DNA polymerase III subunit alpha, translated as MPGFTHLHTVSGFSLRYGASHPERLAERASERGMDALALTDRDTLAGTVRFAKACAKAGVRPLFGAGLAVAEAEPVRQERRRAPVRGGAFVDESAPRVTFLARDGARGWADLCRLVTVAHADKGERGTPLVPRTENRGDGLTVLLGPASEVGRALAAGRPDRAARLLVPWRETYGDALRLEAVWHGREGTGPGSLRLAARTVGFAAEQRIRPVLSNAVRYADPGLGPVADVLDSARRLVPVGAVKELDSGEAWLKDEGAMLAAAERIVEAAGFRREAAYRLLEQTQATAAECLVDPEDDLGIGTVHFPEAHLVGAGRRTAQRALASRAAAGMVLKGYAGRRTYWERMHEELDIIAHHGFASYFLTVAQVVDDVRDMGIRVAARGSGAGSLVNHLLGIAHADPVEHGLLMERFLSKRRLALPDIDIDVESARRLEVYRAIIGRFGTERVATVSMPETYRVRHAIRDVGAALSMDPADIDRIAKSFPHIRARDARAALEELPELKALSGEKQRHGRMWELVEALDALPRGVAMHPCGVLLSDASLLRRTPVVPTSGEGLPMSQFDKEDVEDLGLLKLDVLGVRMQSAMAHAVAEVERATGERVDLDAVPPGDPATYQLIRSTETLGCFQIESPGQRDLVGRLQPATFHDLVVDISLFRPGPVAADMVRPFIEARHGRAPVRYPHPDLERPLEGTYGVVVFHEQIIDIVDIMTGCGRGEADQVRRGLSDPESQGRIRFWFAQRAAANGYDAETIQRTWEIVEAFGSYGFCKAHAVAFAVPTYQSAWLKAHHPAAFYAGLLTHDPGMYPKRLLLADARRRGVPILPLDVNESGVAHRIELVSEYPSVWGLRLALSDVHGISEAEAVRIAEGQPYASLLDFWERGRPSRPVAQRLAQVGALDAFGANRRDLQLHLTELHRGARAGRGGQLPLSGGRKTAPAGLPDLSSVEKLSAELGVLSMDVSRNLMDDHQEFLQELGVVSARRLREARHGETVLVAGAKAATQTPPIRSGKRVIFSTLDDGTGLVDLAFFDDSHDACAHTVFHSWLLLVRGVVQRRGPRSLSVVGAAAWNLAELVELRDGEGLDAVAARLAEPVPARPGDETGDPTGGRRIHMPTGYELHPWADLRPAGQEASQVRKLWHQSPGSAG; from the coding sequence ATGCCTGGCTTCACTCATCTGCACACCGTCTCCGGGTTCTCCCTGCGCTACGGCGCCTCGCATCCGGAGCGCCTCGCCGAGCGTGCCTCCGAGCGGGGGATGGACGCCCTCGCCCTCACCGACCGCGACACCCTCGCGGGCACGGTCCGGTTCGCCAAGGCCTGTGCGAAGGCGGGGGTGCGGCCGTTGTTCGGGGCGGGGCTGGCCGTGGCGGAGGCCGAGCCCGTACGGCAGGAGCGGCGCCGTGCTCCCGTGCGCGGAGGTGCCTTCGTCGACGAGTCCGCCCCCCGGGTCACCTTCCTCGCCCGGGACGGCGCCCGCGGCTGGGCCGACCTGTGCCGGCTCGTCACGGTGGCCCACGCCGACAAGGGGGAGCGGGGCACGCCGCTGGTGCCCCGGACGGAGAACCGGGGGGACGGGCTGACCGTGCTGCTCGGGCCCGCCTCCGAGGTCGGCCGTGCCCTTGCCGCCGGCCGCCCCGACCGGGCCGCCCGGCTGCTCGTCCCCTGGCGGGAGACCTACGGCGACGCCCTGCGTCTCGAAGCCGTCTGGCACGGACGCGAGGGCACCGGACCCGGCTCGCTGCGGCTGGCCGCCCGTACCGTCGGATTCGCCGCCGAGCAGCGGATCCGGCCCGTGCTCAGCAACGCCGTACGCTACGCCGACCCCGGACTGGGGCCGGTCGCCGACGTCCTGGACTCCGCCCGCCGTCTCGTCCCCGTCGGCGCCGTCAAGGAACTGGACTCCGGTGAGGCATGGCTCAAGGACGAGGGCGCCATGCTGGCGGCCGCGGAGCGGATCGTCGAGGCCGCGGGCTTCCGGCGCGAGGCCGCGTACCGGCTGCTGGAGCAGACGCAGGCGACGGCCGCCGAGTGCCTGGTCGACCCCGAGGACGACCTCGGGATCGGCACCGTCCACTTCCCCGAAGCGCACCTCGTGGGCGCGGGCCGCCGCACCGCCCAACGGGCCCTGGCCTCACGGGCAGCGGCCGGGATGGTACTGAAGGGATACGCGGGCAGGCGTACGTACTGGGAGCGGATGCACGAGGAACTGGACATCATCGCCCACCACGGCTTCGCCTCCTACTTCCTGACGGTCGCTCAGGTCGTCGACGACGTACGGGACATGGGCATCCGGGTCGCCGCGCGAGGTTCCGGCGCCGGTTCCCTGGTCAATCACCTTCTGGGGATCGCCCACGCCGATCCCGTCGAGCACGGACTGCTGATGGAGCGGTTCCTGTCCAAGCGCAGGCTCGCCCTGCCCGACATCGACATCGACGTGGAGTCCGCGCGCCGCCTGGAGGTCTACCGGGCGATCATCGGGCGGTTCGGGACCGAGCGGGTCGCCACCGTCTCGATGCCGGAGACGTACCGGGTGCGGCACGCGATCCGGGACGTGGGGGCGGCCCTGTCCATGGACCCCGCCGACATCGACCGCATCGCCAAGTCCTTCCCGCACATCCGGGCCCGGGACGCCCGCGCGGCGCTGGAGGAACTGCCCGAACTCAAGGCGCTGTCAGGAGAGAAGCAGCGTCACGGCAGGATGTGGGAGCTGGTCGAGGCCCTCGACGCCCTTCCCCGGGGGGTCGCCATGCATCCGTGCGGGGTGCTGCTCTCCGACGCGTCCCTGCTCCGCCGTACCCCGGTCGTGCCGACCAGCGGCGAGGGGCTGCCCATGTCGCAGTTCGACAAGGAGGACGTCGAGGATCTCGGGCTGCTCAAGCTCGATGTGCTGGGCGTACGGATGCAGTCGGCGATGGCGCACGCGGTCGCGGAGGTGGAGCGGGCGACGGGGGAGCGGGTCGACCTGGACGCGGTACCGCCGGGCGACCCGGCGACGTACCAACTCATCAGGTCCACCGAGACGCTCGGGTGTTTCCAGATCGAGTCGCCGGGACAGCGGGATCTGGTGGGGCGGCTCCAGCCGGCCACCTTCCACGATCTCGTCGTCGACATCTCGCTCTTCCGGCCGGGACCGGTCGCCGCCGACATGGTGCGGCCGTTCATCGAGGCACGGCACGGGCGGGCGCCCGTCCGGTATCCGCACCCGGACCTGGAGCGGCCGCTGGAGGGGACGTACGGGGTCGTCGTCTTCCACGAGCAGATCATCGACATCGTCGACATCATGACCGGGTGCGGGCGCGGCGAGGCGGACCAGGTGCGGCGCGGGCTGTCCGACCCGGAGTCACAGGGGCGGATCCGGTTCTGGTTCGCCCAGCGCGCGGCGGCGAACGGCTATGACGCGGAAACGATTCAGCGGACCTGGGAGATCGTCGAGGCCTTCGGGTCGTACGGCTTCTGCAAGGCGCACGCGGTCGCCTTCGCCGTGCCGACGTACCAGTCGGCCTGGCTGAAGGCGCATCACCCGGCGGCCTTCTACGCCGGGCTGCTCACGCACGACCCCGGCATGTACCCGAAGCGGCTGCTGCTGGCGGACGCGCGGCGGCGCGGGGTGCCGATCCTGCCGTTGGACGTGAACGAGTCGGGGGTCGCCCATCGGATCGAACTGGTGTCTGAATATCCTTCGGTGTGGGGGCTGCGCCTGGCCCTGTCCGACGTGCACGGCATCAGCGAGGCCGAGGCCGTGCGGATCGCCGAGGGGCAGCCGTACGCCTCACTGCTGGACTTCTGGGAGCGGGGGCGGCCGAGCCGTCCGGTGGCCCAAAGGCTGGCCCAGGTCGGCGCGTTGGATGCCTTCGGTGCCAACCGACGGGACCTGCAACTGCACCTGACCGAGCTGCACCGGGGCGCACGTGCCGGTCGTGGGGGTCAACTCCCCTTGTCCGGCGGGCGGAAGACGGCCCCGGCCGGACTGCCGGACCTGTCCTCCGTGGAGAAGCTCAGCGCCGAGCTGGGCGTGCTGTCGATGGACGTCTCGCGCAATCTGATGGACGACCACCAGGAGTTCCTCCAGGAGCTGGGCGTGGTCAGCGCGCGACGGCTGCGCGAGGCACGGCACGGCGAGACCGTGCTGGTCGCGGGGGCCAAGGCGGCCACCCAGACACCGCCGATCCGGTCCGGCAAGCGGGTCATCTTCAGCACCCTGGACGACGGCACAGGCCTGGTCGACCTCGCCTTCTTCGACGACTCCCACGACGCCTGCGCGCACACCGTCTTCCACTCCTGGCTGCTGCTGGTGCGCGGGGTGGTGCAGCGACGCGGCCCGCGCAGCCTCAGCGTGGTGGGCGCGGCCGCCTGGAACCTCGCCGAACTGGTGGAACTGCGGGACGGGGAAGGCCTCGACGCGGTGGCGGCACGCCTGGCCGAGCCGGTGCCGGCAAGACCCGGCGACGAGACCGGCGATCCGACCGGCGGCAGGCGAATCCACATGCCGACGGGATACGAACTACATCCGTGGGCCGATCTGCGACCGGCGGGTCAAGAGGCATCACAGGTACGGAAGTTGTGGCACCAGAGTCCGGGGAGTGCGGGATGA
- a CDS encoding cupin domain-containing protein produces MPVVRSSDAVTHEIHGARFVSYATPLSGAKELCAWRGEIPGGTKAPAHTVNREEIFHLLIGELLVTLDDATHRITAGDTVIVNPGVTFAVENPTDHTALTWVTTSIGLEAELADGTRITPPWAN; encoded by the coding sequence ATGCCCGTAGTCCGCTCGTCCGACGCCGTCACCCACGAGATCCACGGCGCCCGTTTCGTCTCGTACGCCACCCCGCTCAGCGGCGCCAAGGAGCTCTGCGCCTGGCGCGGCGAGATTCCCGGGGGGACGAAGGCACCTGCTCACACCGTCAACCGCGAGGAGATCTTCCATCTGCTCATCGGTGAACTCCTGGTCACCCTCGACGACGCCACCCATCGGATCACGGCCGGCGACACGGTGATCGTCAACCCCGGGGTGACCTTCGCCGTCGAGAACCCCACCGATCACACCGCCCTCACCTGGGTCACCACCTCCATCGGCCTGGAGGCGGAACTGGCCGACGGCACCCGCATCACTCCCCCGTGGGCCAACTGA
- a CDS encoding MarR family winged helix-turn-helix transcriptional regulator produces MQNSEALALAAALLAAAGDLTQRINDGVVARGFEARPAWGFAFTRLAPDGATVTELAGHLGVTKQAASQLVDEIVRKGYAERRPHPADARARLVVLTERGWACTRAAEEAAAEAVRAWTDVLGEGEVHALRERLGRIAPYGPIRPAW; encoded by the coding sequence GTGCAGAACTCCGAAGCCCTCGCCCTCGCCGCCGCCCTGCTCGCCGCCGCCGGTGATCTGACCCAGCGCATCAACGACGGGGTCGTCGCCCGGGGGTTCGAGGCGCGGCCCGCCTGGGGTTTCGCGTTCACACGGCTCGCGCCGGACGGGGCCACGGTCACTGAGCTCGCCGGTCATCTCGGGGTGACCAAGCAGGCCGCGAGCCAGCTGGTCGACGAGATCGTGCGCAAGGGATACGCCGAGCGGCGGCCGCATCCCGCGGACGCGCGGGCCCGGCTCGTCGTGCTGACCGAGCGGGGGTGGGCCTGTACCCGTGCGGCGGAGGAGGCCGCCGCGGAGGCCGTGCGGGCGTGGACCGATGTACTCGGTGAGGGTGAAGTGCACGCGTTGCGCGAGCGATTGGGGCGTATCGCTCCCTATGGTCCCATCAGGCCCGCCTGGTGA